A genomic stretch from Pseudoliparis swirei isolate HS2019 ecotype Mariana Trench chromosome 18, NWPU_hadal_v1, whole genome shotgun sequence includes:
- the LOC130207912 gene encoding deoxynucleotidyltransferase terminal-interacting protein 1 isoform X3 yields the protein MGAHRSEGGRDWLVPDGPEQTEQSPPWNLMIKHRQIHRRGRRSHMAVSYTDPQVSMDLLRAVLQPSFNEDIMAVFRKYQKFFEKAAENVKENVGDDVQTDQLIRETCRNVLEHVRPNICSRRRRSTGRGQRSQLRGPDLQPTKTTAREEARSPRRARPGVVAASDRPHTFSTQVKLKSDPIKREGPKWDPSRLNESSTFVLGSRANKALGMGGTRGRIYIKHADLFKYAADAKDKQWLAERHHMRATGGKMAYLLIEEDIQDLSRSDEYNCVCVQGLCGRQDGRVEAVLSSSVDSGEDAESHGGSERRRTLTPPSHTHTVIMFLFMLFLEK from the exons ATGGGAGCCCACCGCAGTGAGGGAGGCCGGGACTGGCTGGTTCCGGACGGGCCGGAGCAGACGGAGCAGAGCCCG CCGTGGAACCTGATGATCAAACACCGGCAGATACAccgacggggacgccgctctcACATGGCAGTCAG ctacaCTGATCCCCAGGTGTCCATGGACCTGTTGAGGGCCGTGCTTCAGCCAAGCTTCAACGAGGACATCATGGCCGTGTTCAGGAAGTAccaaaag TTCTTTGAGAAAGCGGCGGAGAACGTGAAGGAGAACGTCGGCGACGACGTCCAGACCGACCAGCTGATCAGAGAGACCTGCAGGAACGTCCTGGAACacgtgag GCCAAACATCTGTTCCCGGAGGCGGAGGTCAACAGGCCGCGGTCAGAGGTCGCAGTTAAG AGGTCCAGACCTGCAGCCGACGAAGACTACAGCCAGAGAGGAAGCCCGGTCCCCAAGAAG GGCTCGGCCAGGTGTGGTGGCGGCCTCCGATCGACCTCACACCTTCTCCACGCA AGTGAAGCTCAAGTCGGACCCCATCAAGAGAGAAGGACCCAAG tggGATCCATCCAGACTGAATGAAAGCAGCACGTTCGTTCTCGGCTCCAGAGCCAACAA GGCTCTGGGGATGGGCGGGACCAGAGGACGCATCTACATCAAGCACGCCGACCTGTTCAAG TATGCAGCGGACGCCAAGGACAAGCAGTGGCTGGCAGAGCGACACCACATGAGGGCCACGGGAGGGAAGATG gccTACCTGCTGATTGAGGAGGACATCCAGGATCTGTCTCGCAGCGACGAGTACAA ctgtgtgtgtgttcagggactgTGCGGACGTCAAGATGGAAGAGTTGAAGCCGTTCTCAGTTCCTCTGTGGATAGTGGAGAAGATGCAGAGAGCCATGGAGGCTCAGAGAGACGCCGAACCCtgacccccccctcacacacacacacagtgatcatGTTCTTGTTTATGCTGTTTTtagaaaaatga
- the LOC130207912 gene encoding deoxynucleotidyltransferase terminal-interacting protein 1 isoform X1, whose protein sequence is MGAHRSEGGRDWLVPDGPEQTEQSPPWNLMIKHRQIHRRGRRSHMAVSYTDPQVSMDLLRAVLQPSFNEDIMAVFRKYQKFFEKAAENVKENVGDDVQTDQLIRETCRNVLEHVSVLSLCGHHGFPLMSPPRPNICSRRRRSTGRGQRSQLRGPDLQPTKTTAREEARSPRRARPGVVAASDRPHTFSTQVKLKSDPIKREGPKWDPSRLNESSTFVLGSRANKALGMGGTRGRIYIKHADLFKYAADAKDKQWLAERHHMRATGGKMAYLLIEEDIQDLSRSDEYNCVCVQGLCGRQDGRVEAVLSSSVDSGEDAESHGGSERRRTLTPPSHTHTVIMFLFMLFLEK, encoded by the exons ATGGGAGCCCACCGCAGTGAGGGAGGCCGGGACTGGCTGGTTCCGGACGGGCCGGAGCAGACGGAGCAGAGCCCG CCGTGGAACCTGATGATCAAACACCGGCAGATACAccgacggggacgccgctctcACATGGCAGTCAG ctacaCTGATCCCCAGGTGTCCATGGACCTGTTGAGGGCCGTGCTTCAGCCAAGCTTCAACGAGGACATCATGGCCGTGTTCAGGAAGTAccaaaag TTCTTTGAGAAAGCGGCGGAGAACGTGAAGGAGAACGTCGGCGACGACGTCCAGACCGACCAGCTGATCAGAGAGACCTGCAGGAACGTCCTGGAACac gtgtctgttctgtctctgtgtggtcACCATGGTTTCCCTCTGATGTCACCACCCAGGCCAAACATCTGTTCCCGGAGGCGGAGGTCAACAGGCCGCGGTCAGAGGTCGCAGTTAAG AGGTCCAGACCTGCAGCCGACGAAGACTACAGCCAGAGAGGAAGCCCGGTCCCCAAGAAG GGCTCGGCCAGGTGTGGTGGCGGCCTCCGATCGACCTCACACCTTCTCCACGCA AGTGAAGCTCAAGTCGGACCCCATCAAGAGAGAAGGACCCAAG tggGATCCATCCAGACTGAATGAAAGCAGCACGTTCGTTCTCGGCTCCAGAGCCAACAA GGCTCTGGGGATGGGCGGGACCAGAGGACGCATCTACATCAAGCACGCCGACCTGTTCAAG TATGCAGCGGACGCCAAGGACAAGCAGTGGCTGGCAGAGCGACACCACATGAGGGCCACGGGAGGGAAGATG gccTACCTGCTGATTGAGGAGGACATCCAGGATCTGTCTCGCAGCGACGAGTACAA ctgtgtgtgtgttcagggactgTGCGGACGTCAAGATGGAAGAGTTGAAGCCGTTCTCAGTTCCTCTGTGGATAGTGGAGAAGATGCAGAGAGCCATGGAGGCTCAGAGAGACGCCGAACCCtgacccccccctcacacacacacacagtgatcatGTTCTTGTTTATGCTGTTTTtagaaaaatga
- the LOC130207912 gene encoding deoxynucleotidyltransferase terminal-interacting protein 1 isoform X4, giving the protein MGAHRSEGGRDWLVPDGPEQTEQSPPWNLMIKHRQIHRRGRRSHMAVSYTDPQVSMDLLRAVLQPSFNEDIMAVFRKYQKFFEKAAENVKENVGDDVQTDQLIRETCRNVLEHVSVLSLCGHHGFPLMSPPRPNICSRRRRSTGRGQRSQLRGPDLQPTKTTAREEARSPRRARPGVVAASDRPHTFSTQVKLKSDPIKREGPKWDPSRLNESSTFVLGSRANKALGMGGTRGRIYIKHADLFKYAADAKDKQWLAERHHMRATGGKMAYLLIEEDIQDLSRSDEYKDCADVKMEELKPFSVPLWIVEKMQRAMEAQRDAEP; this is encoded by the exons ATGGGAGCCCACCGCAGTGAGGGAGGCCGGGACTGGCTGGTTCCGGACGGGCCGGAGCAGACGGAGCAGAGCCCG CCGTGGAACCTGATGATCAAACACCGGCAGATACAccgacggggacgccgctctcACATGGCAGTCAG ctacaCTGATCCCCAGGTGTCCATGGACCTGTTGAGGGCCGTGCTTCAGCCAAGCTTCAACGAGGACATCATGGCCGTGTTCAGGAAGTAccaaaag TTCTTTGAGAAAGCGGCGGAGAACGTGAAGGAGAACGTCGGCGACGACGTCCAGACCGACCAGCTGATCAGAGAGACCTGCAGGAACGTCCTGGAACac gtgtctgttctgtctctgtgtggtcACCATGGTTTCCCTCTGATGTCACCACCCAGGCCAAACATCTGTTCCCGGAGGCGGAGGTCAACAGGCCGCGGTCAGAGGTCGCAGTTAAG AGGTCCAGACCTGCAGCCGACGAAGACTACAGCCAGAGAGGAAGCCCGGTCCCCAAGAAG GGCTCGGCCAGGTGTGGTGGCGGCCTCCGATCGACCTCACACCTTCTCCACGCA AGTGAAGCTCAAGTCGGACCCCATCAAGAGAGAAGGACCCAAG tggGATCCATCCAGACTGAATGAAAGCAGCACGTTCGTTCTCGGCTCCAGAGCCAACAA GGCTCTGGGGATGGGCGGGACCAGAGGACGCATCTACATCAAGCACGCCGACCTGTTCAAG TATGCAGCGGACGCCAAGGACAAGCAGTGGCTGGCAGAGCGACACCACATGAGGGCCACGGGAGGGAAGATG gccTACCTGCTGATTGAGGAGGACATCCAGGATCTGTCTCGCAGCGACGAGTACAA ggactgTGCGGACGTCAAGATGGAAGAGTTGAAGCCGTTCTCAGTTCCTCTGTGGATAGTGGAGAAGATGCAGAGAGCCATGGAGGCTCAGAGAGACGCCGAACCCtga
- the LOC130207912 gene encoding deoxynucleotidyltransferase terminal-interacting protein 1 isoform X2, giving the protein MGAHRSEGGRDWLVPDGPEQTEQSPPWNLMIKHRQIHRRGRRSHMAVSYTDPQVSMDLLRAVLQPSFNEDIMAVFRKYQKFFEKAAENVKENVGDDVQTDQLIRETCRNVLEHAKHLFPEAEVNRPRSEVAVKRSRPAADEDYSQRGSPVPKKRRARPGVVAASDRPHTFSTQVKLKSDPIKREGPKWDPSRLNESSTFVLGSRANKALGMGGTRGRIYIKHADLFKYAADAKDKQWLAERHHMRATGGKMAYLLIEEDIQDLSRSDEYNCVCVQGLCGRQDGRVEAVLSSSVDSGEDAESHGGSERRRTLTPPSHTHTVIMFLFMLFLEK; this is encoded by the exons ATGGGAGCCCACCGCAGTGAGGGAGGCCGGGACTGGCTGGTTCCGGACGGGCCGGAGCAGACGGAGCAGAGCCCG CCGTGGAACCTGATGATCAAACACCGGCAGATACAccgacggggacgccgctctcACATGGCAGTCAG ctacaCTGATCCCCAGGTGTCCATGGACCTGTTGAGGGCCGTGCTTCAGCCAAGCTTCAACGAGGACATCATGGCCGTGTTCAGGAAGTAccaaaag TTCTTTGAGAAAGCGGCGGAGAACGTGAAGGAGAACGTCGGCGACGACGTCCAGACCGACCAGCTGATCAGAGAGACCTGCAGGAACGTCCTGGAACac GCCAAACATCTGTTCCCGGAGGCGGAGGTCAACAGGCCGCGGTCAGAGGTCGCAGTTAAG AGGTCCAGACCTGCAGCCGACGAAGACTACAGCCAGAGAGGAAGCCCGGTCCCCAAGAAG AGAAGGGCTCGGCCAGGTGTGGTGGCGGCCTCCGATCGACCTCACACCTTCTCCACGCA AGTGAAGCTCAAGTCGGACCCCATCAAGAGAGAAGGACCCAAG tggGATCCATCCAGACTGAATGAAAGCAGCACGTTCGTTCTCGGCTCCAGAGCCAACAA GGCTCTGGGGATGGGCGGGACCAGAGGACGCATCTACATCAAGCACGCCGACCTGTTCAAG TATGCAGCGGACGCCAAGGACAAGCAGTGGCTGGCAGAGCGACACCACATGAGGGCCACGGGAGGGAAGATG gccTACCTGCTGATTGAGGAGGACATCCAGGATCTGTCTCGCAGCGACGAGTACAA ctgtgtgtgtgttcagggactgTGCGGACGTCAAGATGGAAGAGTTGAAGCCGTTCTCAGTTCCTCTGTGGATAGTGGAGAAGATGCAGAGAGCCATGGAGGCTCAGAGAGACGCCGAACCCtgacccccccctcacacacacacacagtgatcatGTTCTTGTTTATGCTGTTTTtagaaaaatga
- the LOC130207912 gene encoding deoxynucleotidyltransferase terminal-interacting protein 1 isoform X5 has translation MGAHRSEGGRDWLVPDGPEQTEQSPPWNLMIKHRQIHRRGRRSHMAVSYTDPQVSMDLLRAVLQPSFNEDIMAVFRKYQKFFEKAAENVKENVGDDVQTDQLIRETCRNVLEHAKHLFPEAEVNRPRSEVAVKRSRPAADEDYSQRGSPVPKKRRARPGVVAASDRPHTFSTQVKLKSDPIKREGPKWDPSRLNESSTFVLGSRANKALGMGGTRGRIYIKHADLFKYAADAKDKQWLAERHHMRATGGKMAYLLIEEDIQDLSRSDEYKDCADVKMEELKPFSVPLWIVEKMQRAMEAQRDAEP, from the exons ATGGGAGCCCACCGCAGTGAGGGAGGCCGGGACTGGCTGGTTCCGGACGGGCCGGAGCAGACGGAGCAGAGCCCG CCGTGGAACCTGATGATCAAACACCGGCAGATACAccgacggggacgccgctctcACATGGCAGTCAG ctacaCTGATCCCCAGGTGTCCATGGACCTGTTGAGGGCCGTGCTTCAGCCAAGCTTCAACGAGGACATCATGGCCGTGTTCAGGAAGTAccaaaag TTCTTTGAGAAAGCGGCGGAGAACGTGAAGGAGAACGTCGGCGACGACGTCCAGACCGACCAGCTGATCAGAGAGACCTGCAGGAACGTCCTGGAACac GCCAAACATCTGTTCCCGGAGGCGGAGGTCAACAGGCCGCGGTCAGAGGTCGCAGTTAAG AGGTCCAGACCTGCAGCCGACGAAGACTACAGCCAGAGAGGAAGCCCGGTCCCCAAGAAG AGAAGGGCTCGGCCAGGTGTGGTGGCGGCCTCCGATCGACCTCACACCTTCTCCACGCA AGTGAAGCTCAAGTCGGACCCCATCAAGAGAGAAGGACCCAAG tggGATCCATCCAGACTGAATGAAAGCAGCACGTTCGTTCTCGGCTCCAGAGCCAACAA GGCTCTGGGGATGGGCGGGACCAGAGGACGCATCTACATCAAGCACGCCGACCTGTTCAAG TATGCAGCGGACGCCAAGGACAAGCAGTGGCTGGCAGAGCGACACCACATGAGGGCCACGGGAGGGAAGATG gccTACCTGCTGATTGAGGAGGACATCCAGGATCTGTCTCGCAGCGACGAGTACAA ggactgTGCGGACGTCAAGATGGAAGAGTTGAAGCCGTTCTCAGTTCCTCTGTGGATAGTGGAGAAGATGCAGAGAGCCATGGAGGCTCAGAGAGACGCCGAACCCtga
- the polr2j gene encoding DNA-directed RNA polymerase II subunit RPB11-a gives MNAPPAFESFLLFEGEKKISISKDTKVPNACLFTLNKEDHTLGNIIRAQLLKDPQVLFAGYKVPHPLEHKIVIRVQTTPDYSPQEAFTNAITDLISELSLLEERFRVSIKDKQEGIE, from the exons ATGAACGCGCCTCCCGCCTTCGAGTCGTTCCTCCTGTtcgaaggagagaagaagatcaGCATCAGCAAGGACACCAAGGTGCCCAACGCGTGCCTGTTCACGCTGAACAAGGAGGACCACACGCTGGGCAACATCATCAGAGC tcagctGCTGAAGGATCCACAGGTTCTGTTCGCTGGTTACAAAGTTCCTCATCCTCTGGAGCACAAGATCGTCATCAGAGTGCAGACCACACCTGACTACagtccacag GAAGCGTTCACGAACGCCATCACGGACCTCATCAGCGAGCTGTCCCTGCTGGAGGAACGCTTCAGAGTCTCCATCAAGGACAAGCAGGAGGGGATCgagtga